A window of Oncorhynchus tshawytscha isolate Ot180627B linkage group LG10, Otsh_v2.0, whole genome shotgun sequence contains these coding sequences:
- the LOC112260041 gene encoding CTD nuclear envelope phosphatase 1A isoform X2, with protein MLKTRQCLLGIRTFLGVTSRMWGFILYILRKHLRTVIQYQTVRYDTLPLSPISRNRLNAVKRKILVLDLDETLIHSHHDGVLRPTVRPGTPPDFILKVVIDKHPVRFFVHKRPHVDFFLEVVSQWYELVVFTASMEIYGSAVADKLDNNRNILKRRYYRQHCTLDLGSYIKDLSVVHKDLSSIVILDNSPGAYRSHPETVISLVTDL; from the exons ATGCTGAAGACCCGTCAGTGTCTACTTGGCATCCGCACTTTCCTAGGTGTAACGTCCAGAATGTGGGGATTCATCTTGTACATTCTCAGGAAGCACCTACGCACG GTAATCCAGTACCAGACGGTGCGGTATGACACTTTACCACTCTCCCCCATCTCCAGAAATAGACTTA ATGCAGTGAAGAGGAAGATTCTGGTGCTGGATCTAGATGAGACGCTGATCCACTCTCACCACGACGGGGTCCTCAGACCCACAGTGAGACCCGGCACACCACCAGACTTCATCCTCAAG gtAGTCATTGACAAGCACCCTGTCAGATTCTTTGTACATAAAAGGCCGCACGTTGACTTCTTTTTAGAAGTG GTCAGCCAGTGGTATGAGCTGGTAGTATTCACGGCCAGTATGGAGATCTATGGCTCGGCAGTGGCAGACAAGCTGGACAACAACAGGAACATCCTGAAACGCAGATACTACAGACAG CATTGCACGTTGGATCTAGGTAGTTATATTAAAGACCTGTCTGTTGTACACAAAGACCTGTCTAGTATCGTCATCCTGGACAACTCGCCTGGAGCTTACCGGAGTCATCCAG AAACCGTGATTAGCCTTGTGACAGACTTGTGA
- the LOC112260041 gene encoding CTD nuclear envelope phosphatase 1A isoform X1, which produces MLKTRQCLLGIRTFLGVTSRMWGFILYILRKHLRTVIQYQTVRYDTLPLSPISRNRLNAVKRKILVLDLDETLIHSHHDGVLRPTVRPGTPPDFILKVVIDKHPVRFFVHKRPHVDFFLEVVSQWYELVVFTASMEIYGSAVADKLDNNRNILKRRYYRQHCTLDLGSYIKDLSVVHKDLSSIVILDNSPGAYRSHPDNAIPIKSWFSDPSDTALLNLLPMLDALRFTADIRSVLSRNLHQHRLW; this is translated from the exons ATGCTGAAGACCCGTCAGTGTCTACTTGGCATCCGCACTTTCCTAGGTGTAACGTCCAGAATGTGGGGATTCATCTTGTACATTCTCAGGAAGCACCTACGCACG GTAATCCAGTACCAGACGGTGCGGTATGACACTTTACCACTCTCCCCCATCTCCAGAAATAGACTTA ATGCAGTGAAGAGGAAGATTCTGGTGCTGGATCTAGATGAGACGCTGATCCACTCTCACCACGACGGGGTCCTCAGACCCACAGTGAGACCCGGCACACCACCAGACTTCATCCTCAAG gtAGTCATTGACAAGCACCCTGTCAGATTCTTTGTACATAAAAGGCCGCACGTTGACTTCTTTTTAGAAGTG GTCAGCCAGTGGTATGAGCTGGTAGTATTCACGGCCAGTATGGAGATCTATGGCTCGGCAGTGGCAGACAAGCTGGACAACAACAGGAACATCCTGAAACGCAGATACTACAGACAG CATTGCACGTTGGATCTAGGTAGTTATATTAAAGACCTGTCTGTTGTACACAAAGACCTGTCTAGTATCGTCATCCTGGACAACTCGCCTGGAGCTTACCGGAGTCATCCAG ACAATGCAATACCTATCAAGTCTTGGTTCAGCGACCCTAGTGACACAGCACTCCTTAACCTGCTGCCTATGCTAGATGCACTTAG GTTCACCGCTGACATCCGATCCGTCCTCAGTCGAAACCTCCACCAGCACCGGCTCTGGTGA
- the LOC112260042 gene encoding gamma-aminobutyric acid receptor-associated protein-like, producing MLLLYPSAAVVLGKNPSKTADPCSIELLLEDISDRHPVILLTMKFQYKEEHPFEKRRSEGEKIRKKYPDRVPVIVEKAPKARIGDLDKKKYLVPSDLTVGQFYFLIRKRIHLRAEDALFFFVNNVIPPTSATMGLLYQEHHEEDFFLYIAYSDESVYGDNHTEI from the exons ATGTTGTTATTGTATCCGTCCGCTGCAGTCGTACTAGGAAAGAATCCGAGCAAAACAGCAGACCCGTGTTCCATCGAATTGTTACTTGAGGATATCTCAGATCGACACCCTGTCATTCTTTTGACAATGAAGTTCCAATACAAAGAGGAACATCCATTTGAAAAGAGACGGTCTGAGGGCGAGAAAATAAGGAAGAAGTATCCGGACAGGGTGCCT GTAATTGTGGAAAAAGCCCCCAAAGCAAGGATAGGAGATTTGGACAAGAAGAAATACCTCGTGCCCTCCGACCTCACGG TGGGCCAGTTCTACTTCCTCATCCGAAAACGAATCCACCTGCGGGCAGAAGACGCCTTATTCTTCTTTGTAAACAACGTCATTCCACCCACTTCAGCCACCATGGGCCTGCTATACCAG GAGCACCATGAAGAGGACTTTTTCCTCTACATTGCCTACAGTGATGAGAGTGTCTATGGAGACAACCATACAGAAATTTGA